GGTGAAAGCATGGTAACAGAACCTGCGACCATCTTCTCGTGGTGCCTCTTATATACCAGGTAGCTTCGCTATCCTTCTTTGGAGTGTGTGGTGCTGTTAGATGCCTTATTGTTGGTTGAAATCAGAAGACCAGATGCCGTGAAGTTTGTCTATGTAATACGATACAGGAGAATTCTCTCCAccttcatgtccattgactgcttgcTGCATACTTGAAATTAAGAGAAAATTTGAGTCAAACTTCTGAAAGTCCTTGCCACCATTCCGTTCTAGCAAACCTTAGAAAATTCTTGATGGTGATAACCTTAATACGTAGGCTACTGAAAAGCAATATGGAAAACATGGTGCTGGAGGAGATCAAGAAAATCATCAAAGCCCCCCAGACTTACATCCCGTAGAAATTCATAGCAAGCATTTCCAAGTAGCTCCTTCAAGCCATACACATACAGAATTGTAATCACTGATGTGGTTATGAAGCTTCCTTATTTGTTTAACATTTTATCATGAGCTCTGTCTCTTGCCCTTACCTCTTCTTCATTTGCACTGGTGACAAAATATTCTCTCATATCCCATATCATCATATCCCATGCCAGCATGCTAGAGGAAAATATATAGAAGCCATTAAAGTAATGACTAAAAATTTAAACATATTATTTAAAATgacatttatttttcatattatattcaACAAATACTTCTTTTGTAGGAaatgttaaataataataataataatgctagctttgagtttggggagagACTTCTATTGTCTAATTATTTGAAATTATGAAACTACATCATTGGTGTGATATAGTCATTATCACCTTCTTGATGTATATACCATCCTACGTCAAGAGTTATTATGACTTTTATGTAGAAAGGGTGCTGTACTTCATCAAATGCTTTTTGGCATTTAGTTAGATCATAGTGTGGTTACTTTTGCAACCAATATGTTCTGTATATTATATGAATGGATTTCTAAGTATTAATCCATAATTTCGTGTATGCATGTAATATGTTACATTTAATTAAAAGTTCAGATATATTTTACAGTCTTTGCAAATATCTTCATAATTAAGATAGATATACATAGTGTTATTGTATCTTTGGAAATTTTCAGGAAAAGTTCTTATTCCTTTGACTCTGCATGTACCATCCAATTTCATATTATCAATTGCTAAACATCTCCTACTGATAAAGTCAGCCCTACATCACTAAAAGTGCAATTCCACCCCAATTGTTTCATAATTATTCTGCTGTGTGCCCAAACATAATTATGCACTCATCGTAAAAAGAACTGTGTCATATGTGGTTATACCATCACTATGGTTGCTAGTATTCACTGGATTACAGAATCATCCACTGCCTTATAGAATCAGAATGTTTCTCGTTAATCTGAACTTCAATCCTGATACACACATTTTCTTTGGATTTTTATGTGAATGAGATTAGTAAAAACAATGAGGGGTTTAGATATTGGGTGGATATAGATGGCAGCCTTCGTAGCTTCATGTGAGACAGAGGAAGATAAAAGGGTAAAAATCTGTGAGAGGGAGAGTGATATGTGACCAAGAGGGCTGAATTAAGATTTGAGAATCTCAATCTGGAACCAGGGCAGCTGGATGGATATTGAATTCTAGCTTTAGCCAATCTGTCTGAAgtagttttttttcccttttgagcCAGTTAAGTAAGCATAAAAATGGTGTGCTTAATATCATTACATTACTAAAATGTGTACTGAACCTTATACTACACATTTTGCTATATTATATTACATGGCACATAGTAAAATTTTAGATGCTATATTGTAACAACTTTGTATCCCAGGCACCTTGTAAATTTCATCTAATTAAATTATCACAACATACTGTCAATGAATTATTGTTCTCTTCCCATTTTACAATGACCTAGCTGACACTAAGGAAAAGGATGTAATCCTATGAAATCAAACACAGGTTAATGGCCTTTTTTGAATTGAATTGAATTGAATCTACATGAGAGTGCAAATTAAAGACAATTTTATTAAAATGTGGTTTTAATTTCAAAATACTTATTAGTAAAACTGTATTTACATAAAACTCTTGACAGCAGTTTTCCTCTAAGTCATTTTCTGTGGGAATAATGTTCCCAAGTTAAGTCACAATTTCTGCTATAATATAGATCTAGGTAGTAGGcatgctttgttgcttccaattcATTGTTGTTAACAATAGTAAGACAGTTTTCCCTTCTTGATTCTAAGACTGTTCAAAAAATCACACAAAATAATACAATAAAAAGTATATTTTTTAATCCAcaataaaatttgaaaatgtCCTGAATCATGTCTTTATCTGAACTCTGCAGGTAAATTGGTCATATGGCGATAGGGAATCACTCGGCTGTGACTGAATTCTTTCTGGTGGGGCTTTCCCAATACCCTGAGCTCCAGCTTTCTCTGTTCATACTCTGCCTCGTCATGTACCTGATAATCCTTCTGGGAAACAGCTTCCTCATTATCATCAGCATTTTAGATTCCCGATTCCACACCCCGATGTACTTTTTCCTTGGGAACCTCTCATTCTTGGACATCTGTTATACATCATCATTCATTCCTTCAGTGCTCCTCACGATTAGAGCTGAGAGAAAATCCATCTCTTTCATTGGCTGTGCACTACAAATGGGTATCTCACTCTCTTTGGGCTCCACAGAATGTGTCCTCCTTGCTATGATGGCCTATGACAGGTACGTGGCCATCTGCAACCCACTGAGATACACCATCATCATGAACAGAATACTCTGTGGGCTCATGGCCACCTGGTCCTGGATCATGGGCTCTCTAATTGCCCTAGTGCAAACAACCATGACAACGGTGTTGCCTTTCTGTGGGAATAATGTCATTGACCATCTCACCTGTGAGATCCTGGCTCTCCTGAAGCTTGTCTGCTCAGATATCACCATCAACGTGCTTGTCATGACAGTGGgaagtattgttttcttgatgattCCCCTGCTGTTCATTGTCATCTCGTATGTTTTTATTCTCTCTTCCATACTGAGAATTAATTCGGCTGAGGGCAGAAAGAAGGCCTTTTCTA
This window of the Tenrec ecaudatus isolate mTenEca1 chromosome 10, mTenEca1.hap1, whole genome shotgun sequence genome carries:
- the LOC142458498 gene encoding olfactory receptor 13D1-like, which translates into the protein MAIGNHSAVTEFFLVGLSQYPELQLSLFILCLVMYLIILLGNSFLIIISILDSRFHTPMYFFLGNLSFLDICYTSSFIPSVLLTIRAERKSISFIGCALQMGISLSLGSTECVLLAMMAYDRYVAICNPLRYTIIMNRILCGLMATWSWIMGSLIALVQTTMTTVLPFCGNNVIDHLTCEILALLKLVCSDITINVLVMTVGSIVFLMIPLLFIVISYVFILSSILRINSAEGRKKAFSTCSAHLTVVILFYGSALFMYMKPKSKDTKTSDEIIGMSYGVVSPMLNPIIYSLRNKEVKGAVKKVLRKHLHSAFIAILIVQATGILSRKL